The Streptomyces laurentii genome contains a region encoding:
- a CDS encoding hypothetical protein (identified by MetaGeneAnnotator; putative;~sequence version:1), with protein sequence MTASTRTTVPTVLDQQIEQIVGDLTAFHRDHQAGLLTAERAALASAHRELGIAESAVAYHRTVLASLASGARPVDDALLDRIRRTVNELTEATTARDARHTHAATALETVRASTPPPAPADSELTAHDLAVLLSLVPGGTLRQHLHTHRVSVRTKQAQVVDYAAFQRLEHHGLVVRDTSRGLIVGQPVTLTPAGREALLASRRPAPARPPAAPARLVGSWPASARRR encoded by the coding sequence GTGACCGCGTCCACCCGCACGACGGTGCCGACGGTGCTGGACCAGCAGATCGAGCAGATCGTCGGAGACCTCACCGCCTTCCACCGCGATCATCAAGCCGGCCTGCTCACCGCTGAGCGCGCCGCTCTGGCGAGCGCTCATCGCGAACTCGGCATCGCGGAAAGCGCGGTCGCCTACCACCGCACCGTGCTGGCGAGCCTGGCCTCCGGCGCCCGTCCCGTCGACGACGCCCTGCTCGACCGGATCCGCCGGACCGTGAACGAGCTGACCGAGGCCACCACCGCCCGCGACGCCCGGCACACCCACGCCGCCACCGCCTTGGAGACGGTCCGCGCGAGCACCCCGCCGCCGGCCCCGGCCGACAGCGAGCTGACCGCGCACGACCTTGCCGTGCTGCTCTCGCTCGTCCCCGGCGGGACCCTGCGCCAGCACCTGCACACCCACCGCGTCTCGGTCCGTACCAAGCAGGCCCAAGTGGTGGACTACGCCGCCTTCCAGCGCCTGGAACACCATGGCCTGGTCGTCCGGGACACCTCCCGCGGCCTCATCGTCGGCCAGCCCGTCACCCTCACCCCCGCCGGACGCGAAGCGCTCCTCGCCTCCCGCCGTCCCGCACCCGCCCGGCCGCCTGCCGCGCCGGCCCGGCTCGTGGGTTCCTGGCCGGCTTCGGCCCGCCGCCGCTGA
- a CDS encoding SH3 domain protein (identified by MetaGeneAnnotator; putative;~sequence version:1), with translation MRINRAALAALALVTLAIPAAASAATAATTSAATVAATAPAALPLAGCNEPGPWVIGTSAVNIRSRATTSSTIVGVLYKSHRFTVHSSSGGWHYITDLTTGVKGWVSGTYVYRDVRMCLN, from the coding sequence TTGCGTATCAACCGTGCCGCCCTGGCCGCTCTCGCCCTGGTCACGCTCGCCATCCCGGCCGCCGCATCGGCAGCCACCGCGGCGACCACCTCCGCCGCCACCGTGGCGGCTACCGCACCTGCCGCCCTGCCGCTCGCCGGCTGCAACGAGCCCGGCCCGTGGGTGATCGGCACCAGCGCCGTCAACATCCGCTCCCGCGCCACCACCAGCTCGACCATTGTCGGCGTCCTCTACAAGAGCCACCGCTTCACCGTGCACTCCTCCTCCGGCGGCTGGCACTACATCACCGACCTGACCACCGGCGTGAAGGGCTGGGTCTCGGGCACCTACGTCTACCGCGACGTGCGCATGTGTCTCAACTGA
- a CDS encoding hypothetical protein (identified by MetaGeneAnnotator; putative;~sequence version:1), translating into MWRPWLLDLFEGAGFKVLGEYRTWTDAYVVLHDESATWGIPGSPQLRAVHVSRDLRRLPHTARQA; encoded by the coding sequence GTGTGGCGTCCCTGGCTCCTGGACCTGTTCGAGGGCGCGGGGTTCAAGGTGCTGGGCGAGTACCGCACCTGGACCGACGCCTACGTCGTCCTGCACGACGAGTCCGCCACCTGGGGCATCCCGGGCAGCCCACAGCTGCGGGCCGTGCACGTCTCCCGGGACCTGAGAAGGCTTCCGCATACCGCTCGGCAAGCTTGA
- a CDS encoding FG-GAP repeat domain protein (identified by MetaGeneAnnotator; putative;~sequence version:1): MRKFKSGLAFLGSIAFFLVASFTGVPTALAKDVVSASTSPPLRFSTYNICGNYCVKADDSGIRVSAVVAETDAAGWKADVVFVQEICKYQYEQIRTQLTPRGFSGHYVPTIAANSSICLNKNSSYGMAVFAKGAIHADATWQPAAESDGLAEVNLLSGTGVETEGITSPCMRVFVQHRSTWVCSVHLWWPKDSTDTAGVAARDANARILYQKVKEWQDKGVPVIVGGDFNGQPWTDATKPFYSSEAVSAVRGTGAMTEVDETDAGEFQGSGVCDGATRCRSGEVTHDGRPTGSLRKIDYIFATSSFFKEVRGDVQARNVSISDHSLLRGTARWADCGPAEPTASALFRVDASGALFRYASHGNGTLAPACKVGFGWGNMSQIARQGSDLIALDQAGALWRYPADPTTGEYSGSTRVNLGSGLSGITAMLTPGDTDGDNTRDLLVRNSLGQLLRYPGTGAGGYNLTAPVTLNAPASGQTWNRYKLLVAAGDFARSAADKPSRPDLIGIDNDGKLWLHRGNSDTDNYDTAADIGQGWQVYTALAAPGDLNSDGNPDLVARDETSGTHGKLWYYKGDGADGYDPKVEIGNGYPKGEPLF; encoded by the coding sequence GTGAGAAAGTTTAAGTCAGGTTTGGCGTTTCTGGGGAGCATTGCTTTCTTCCTCGTCGCCAGCTTTACCGGCGTGCCGACCGCGCTGGCGAAGGATGTCGTGAGCGCGAGTACGTCGCCGCCGCTCAGGTTTTCCACCTACAACATATGCGGCAACTACTGCGTCAAGGCCGATGATTCCGGTATCCGAGTCAGCGCGGTCGTGGCGGAAACTGATGCGGCAGGCTGGAAGGCCGACGTCGTATTCGTGCAGGAAATCTGCAAGTACCAGTATGAACAGATCAGAACGCAGCTGACCCCAAGGGGGTTCAGTGGGCATTACGTCCCCACTATCGCGGCAAATAGTTCGATCTGTTTGAATAAGAACTCCAGCTATGGAATGGCGGTGTTCGCCAAGGGGGCGATTCACGCCGATGCCACTTGGCAGCCGGCAGCAGAGAGCGATGGCCTTGCCGAAGTCAATCTGCTGAGTGGTACAGGCGTCGAGACCGAAGGCATCACGAGCCCCTGCATGAGGGTCTTCGTTCAGCATCGTTCCACCTGGGTCTGCTCGGTCCACTTGTGGTGGCCGAAGGACAGTACTGACACTGCAGGGGTTGCCGCACGTGATGCGAACGCAAGAATTCTCTATCAGAAGGTAAAGGAGTGGCAGGACAAGGGTGTTCCTGTCATAGTCGGCGGCGACTTCAACGGTCAGCCCTGGACGGATGCCACGAAGCCGTTCTATTCGTCCGAGGCAGTCAGCGCCGTCCGGGGGACTGGTGCGATGACCGAAGTCGACGAGACGGACGCGGGGGAATTCCAGGGCTCGGGCGTATGCGATGGTGCGACTCGGTGTCGTTCTGGTGAGGTGACTCACGATGGTAGGCCGACGGGAAGCCTTAGGAAGATCGATTACATCTTCGCCACCTCAAGCTTCTTCAAGGAGGTCCGCGGTGACGTTCAGGCCAGGAACGTGAGCATCTCGGATCACTCTCTCCTGCGAGGAACGGCACGCTGGGCAGACTGCGGTCCCGCCGAACCGACGGCCTCGGCCCTCTTCCGTGTTGATGCTTCAGGCGCACTGTTCCGCTATGCGAGCCACGGCAATGGCACCCTCGCGCCGGCGTGCAAGGTCGGCTTCGGCTGGGGCAACATGAGCCAGATCGCCCGCCAGGGCAGCGACCTCATCGCTCTGGACCAAGCCGGCGCCCTGTGGAGGTATCCTGCCGACCCCACGACAGGCGAGTACTCCGGCAGTACTCGCGTGAATCTGGGCAGCGGCCTCAGCGGCATCACTGCCATGCTCACGCCCGGCGACACCGACGGCGACAACACCCGCGACCTGCTCGTGCGCAACTCCCTCGGTCAGCTCCTGCGCTACCCGGGCACAGGCGCAGGCGGCTACAACCTCACCGCTCCGGTCACCCTCAACGCGCCTGCCTCAGGGCAGACCTGGAATCGGTACAAGCTTCTAGTCGCTGCGGGAGACTTCGCTCGCAGCGCGGCGGACAAGCCCAGCCGTCCCGACCTCATCGGCATAGACAACGACGGCAAGCTCTGGCTACACAGGGGCAACAGCGACACCGACAACTACGACACCGCGGCCGACATTGGACAGGGCTGGCAGGTCTACACCGCCCTGGCGGCCCCAGGGGACCTCAACAGCGACGGCAACCCCGACTTGGTCGCCCGGGACGAGACGTCAGGTACCCACGGCAAGCTCTGGTACTACAAGGGCGACGGTGCCGACGGATACGACCCCAAGGTCGAGATCGGTAACGGTTACCCGAAGGGCGAGCCTCTCTTCTAG
- a CDS encoding IS transposase (IS transposase [Streptomyces scabiei 87.22];~Putative transposase of IS4/5 family (DUF4096); pfam13340;~identified by MetaGeneAnnotator; putative), whose protein sequence is MSQSFALGHAESNVVSRSCDCLVHRFGNAADRPDRVPCYASDMTEAEWQVVRASMPVPAWLEGWAAVRRAIATA, encoded by the coding sequence TTGTCACAGTCTTTCGCGCTCGGGCATGCCGAGTCCAACGTGGTGTCCCGGTCGTGTGACTGCCTCGTGCACAGGTTCGGGAATGCCGCGGACCGGCCTGACCGCGTCCCGTGCTATGCGTCGGACATGACCGAGGCCGAGTGGCAGGTGGTGCGGGCATCGATGCCGGTGCCGGCGTGGCTGGAGGGCTGGGCCGCCGTCCGGAGGGCTATTGCCACCGCGTGA
- a CDS encoding mobile element protein (Putative transposase of IS4/5 family (DUF4096); pfam13340;~Transposase DDE domain; pfam01609;~Transposase DDE domain; pfam13586;~identified by MetaGeneAnnotator; putative;~mobile element protein [Streptomyces sp. PAMC26508]) → MLDAVRYVVDNGVKWANLPKDFTPYRRVHAFVRRWQATGLLAELHDRLRDRVRVKEGRSPNPTAAIVDSQSVRAAANVPRLISGWDGGKKVGGRKRHLAVGCLGLVLVVLVTAASVQDRDAAVPLLERLRKLYFSIRLVRADGGYAGRLVDWAAGKLGLAVEVVRRCDDTSGFVVLPRRWMVERTLSWLMRSRRLVRDHETLPVMHEAMVLWSMTMLMSGRLAGRRRHAFIPRQPAPPG, encoded by the coding sequence ATGTTGGACGCGGTCCGCTACGTGGTCGACAACGGGGTGAAGTGGGCGAACCTGCCGAAGGACTTCACCCCGTACCGGCGGGTGCATGCCTTCGTCCGCCGCTGGCAGGCCACTGGGCTGCTGGCTGAGCTCCACGACCGGCTGCGGGACCGCGTGCGTGTGAAGGAGGGCCGGTCACCGAACCCGACGGCGGCGATCGTGGACTCGCAGTCGGTGCGGGCAGCGGCGAACGTCCCGCGCTTGATATCGGGGTGGGACGGCGGGAAGAAGGTGGGCGGGCGCAAACGGCACCTGGCGGTCGGCTGCCTCGGCCTGGTCCTGGTAGTGCTCGTGACCGCGGCAAGCGTGCAGGACCGCGACGCCGCCGTCCCGCTGCTGGAGCGGCTACGCAAGCTGTACTTCTCGATCCGGCTGGTGCGGGCGGACGGAGGCTACGCGGGCCGGCTCGTCGACTGGGCCGCCGGTAAACTCGGCCTCGCCGTCGAGGTCGTCAGACGCTGCGACGACACCAGCGGGTTCGTGGTGCTGCCGCGCAGGTGGATGGTGGAGAGGACGTTGAGCTGGCTGATGCGCTCACGCCGCCTGGTGCGCGACCACGAGACCCTGCCCGTCATGCACGAGGCGATGGTGCTGTGGTCGATGACCATGCTCATGAGCGGACGTCTGGCCGGGCGCCGCCGGCACGCTTTCATCCCACGTCAGCCGGCCCCGCCGGGCTGA
- a CDS encoding hypothetical protein (identified by MetaGeneAnnotator; putative;~sequence version:1), whose translation MRAAVAGSVVPHHVEGVEVEVLAPEYQQILAVLAGSEAAGGLRAKQIAVQLGWQTTPARVEGVRSRVKRLTDRGWAAELRPNVFGAVSPAGPADVG comes from the coding sequence GTGCGGGCAGCGGTGGCGGGCTCGGTCGTGCCGCATCACGTCGAGGGCGTCGAGGTGGAGGTGCTCGCGCCGGAGTATCAGCAGATCCTTGCAGTGCTTGCCGGGTCGGAAGCCGCGGGCGGGCTGCGGGCGAAGCAGATCGCGGTGCAGTTGGGGTGGCAGACGACTCCGGCGAGGGTGGAAGGAGTGCGCTCGCGGGTGAAACGGCTGACGGACCGCGGCTGGGCCGCAGAGCTCCGGCCGAACGTGTTCGGCGCGGTCAGCCCGGCGGGGCCGGCTGACGTGGGATGA
- a CDS encoding lichenysin synthetase A (identified by MetaGeneAnnotator; putative;~sequence version:1), with protein MYAIAEAWLISRSCPSGAIPTPAVHRAADDATRALEARVREAGSRFALLTSYTDDQRTEPETAVVLRARDPQERPEFRVLLESYDRWTGTHTLREGGFATREAAAEWWGACRSPPPAPAVTWSPRRRNPVHRPCVSGLIHGGELRKRAQYT; from the coding sequence TTGTACGCGATAGCGGAGGCGTGGCTGATCAGCCGCAGCTGCCCGTCCGGCGCCATCCCCACCCCCGCGGTTCACAGGGCCGCGGACGATGCCACTCGCGCCCTGGAGGCCCGAGTACGGGAAGCGGGAAGCCGGTTCGCGCTGCTCACCAGCTACACCGACGACCAGCGCACGGAGCCCGAGACCGCCGTGGTGCTGCGCGCCCGGGACCCCCAGGAACGCCCCGAGTTCCGTGTGCTGCTGGAGAGTTACGACCGCTGGACGGGCACCCACACCCTGCGCGAGGGCGGCTTCGCCACCCGCGAGGCCGCCGCCGAGTGGTGGGGAGCCTGCCGGTCGCCCCCGCCGGCGCCGGCCGTGACGTGGTCGCCCAGGCGCAGAAACCCCGTGCACCGGCCGTGCGTATCGGGCCTGATACACGGCGGTGAGCTGCGCAAACGGGCGCAATATACGTGA
- a CDS encoding hypothetical protein (identified by MetaGeneAnnotator; putative;~sequence version:1), with translation MCYSPTSITATVLNGGTPASAPRPVQRPAAWSVVALAVAIRARAQSDATVVGVLRRGDEFTVLTTAAGWRHVTTVDGVTGWAEAAQIRRDEHMRP, from the coding sequence GTGTGCTACTCACCCACTTCGATCACGGCCACCGTCCTGAACGGTGGCACGCCCGCGTCCGCGCCTCGCCCGGTACAGCGTCCGGCGGCGTGGAGCGTGGTGGCCCTCGCCGTCGCCATCCGCGCTCGCGCGCAGTCCGACGCGACGGTGGTGGGAGTGCTGCGCCGCGGCGACGAGTTCACCGTGCTGACCACGGCCGCCGGCTGGCGGCACGTCACCACCGTCGACGGTGTCACCGGATGGGCCGAAGCCGCGCAGATCCGCCGCGACGAGCACATGCGCCCATGA
- a CDS encoding hypothetical protein (identified by MetaGeneAnnotator; putative;~sequence version:1): MTRLPQSGPFLLEFFFVSDIPDFLDGEIVTVLTQQIEDRFAMPLADLARAVKAAPRAHAGATNLVHAHGLLTQAQYALENAEDRLVAALETVVGDILDDPVMGLAQQVNGAVEQRDAHAERLRSLLEAITEQPATRARPASRLTTTLPTAVPARPVRIARAAR; the protein is encoded by the coding sequence ATGACGCGTCTGCCCCAGTCCGGCCCGTTTCTCCTGGAGTTCTTCTTCGTGTCCGACATCCCCGACTTCCTCGACGGCGAGATCGTCACCGTGCTCACGCAGCAGATCGAAGACCGTTTCGCGATGCCGCTGGCCGACCTGGCCCGCGCGGTGAAAGCCGCACCCCGCGCACACGCCGGCGCCACCAACCTCGTCCACGCTCACGGACTGCTCACCCAGGCGCAATACGCCCTGGAGAACGCCGAGGACAGGCTCGTCGCCGCCCTGGAAACCGTCGTCGGCGACATCCTCGACGATCCGGTGATGGGCCTCGCGCAGCAGGTGAACGGCGCCGTCGAACAGCGCGACGCCCACGCCGAGCGGCTGCGCTCGCTCCTGGAGGCCATAACGGAGCAGCCCGCCACCCGAGCACGGCCGGCATCCCGGCTGACCACCACGCTGCCCACGGCGGTGCCGGCCCGCCCCGTCCGGATCGCCCGGGCGGCACGGTGA
- a CDS encoding hypothetical protein (identified by MetaGeneAnnotator; putative;~sequence version:1): MSTARKPSSRDTALEGRFGAPMAELYDQVVRPGAPPALHRALELRSFLTLAEEQVVRVRDRVRESMAPDGDLDRLSADVLQTDVHWMKAALDARGGYQRALDSLLASMPPPAARPAPAVTSVLPPALPAAKAAAAQGR, encoded by the coding sequence GTGAGCACCGCCCGCAAGCCGAGCAGCCGCGACACCGCCCTGGAAGGACGGTTCGGTGCCCCGATGGCCGAGCTGTACGACCAGGTCGTACGCCCAGGCGCCCCGCCTGCGCTCCACCGGGCCCTGGAACTGCGCTCGTTCCTGACCCTGGCCGAGGAGCAGGTCGTCCGCGTCCGAGACCGGGTCCGCGAGAGCATGGCCCCCGACGGCGATCTGGACCGGCTGTCAGCCGACGTCCTGCAGACGGACGTGCACTGGATGAAGGCCGCGCTCGACGCCCGAGGCGGATACCAGCGGGCGCTGGACTCCCTGCTGGCCTCGATGCCGCCGCCGGCCGCCCGCCCGGCTCCCGCTGTGACCAGCGTCCTTCCCCCGGCCCTGCCGGCCGCGAAGGCGGCGGCTGCTCAGGGGCGTTGA